Proteins found in one Triticum urartu cultivar G1812 unplaced genomic scaffold, Tu2.1 TuUngrouped_contig_4710, whole genome shotgun sequence genomic segment:
- the LOC125528210 gene encoding MDIS1-interacting receptor like kinase 2-like, producing the protein MRLAMETSPQLKLVSLVLLLASFSHAIAAATPSLLEEQAGALLAWKATIRSPPAQLQSWGSNITWPCTWYGIKCGKNQAGHQEVMITEISLRGLRLRAALESLNFTALHTLTSIRLPYNQIRGPFPPTLASSLPNLRHLMLAGNKIFGEIPRQIKHLESLVGLNLSKNHLSGPIPSELSYLKKLAKLDFSNNHLTGPIPKNLWNCTQLTILYLWDNQLSGSIPQELSYLVNLELLDLGTNKLTGSISNTFGNLTKLTALYLDGNWFSGHVPREIGTLLDLRYLQFYDNNLSGPLPPELCAGGMLKRLIAFDNNLNGPLPSSLVNCRSLERVRLERNQIEGDISEMGVYPNLVYMDMTSNNLFGQLSYHWGECHNLTMLRISNNNLTGEIPSSMGQLSQLGWLDLSSNKLEGELPSALGNLKNLFNLSLGDNLLHGSIPLEIGALSNIELLDLSSNNLDGLIQNSIEHCLKLRLLKLNHNNFGGNIPPELGLLRSLHDLLDLSDNSFTGAIPSQLSDLIMLDTLNLSHNKLNGSIPPSFQSMESLTSIDVSYNELEGLVPDSNLFQGAPMQRFMHNKMLCGVVKGLPPCSSANQSRGERKRYKILVLAIVPALLSLVLAVMTLMFWHERKKTNATNDDKVTKEKVFSIWGFDGANVFMQIVEATNNFSEMHCIGTGGYGSVYKARLPTCEIFAVKRIHVIEDEHCENETMFNREIEALVQIRHRNIVKLFGYCSSNQSRFLIYEYMERGDLAKTLKDNERATELDWTRRIHIVLDVVHALAYMHHDCSSPIVHRDITSNNILLDYEFRACISDFGTAKILDLYGWNLTRLAGTKGYLAPELAYTENVTEKCDVYSFGVLVLELFMGSHPGDLLSSLSLATTNNELCLQDLLDSRLVLPDAGISRDIHRMLTVAVRCLEPSPSRRPTARHVDDELSTIKACEDHVDYLHAGITFPAL; encoded by the exons ATGCGACTAGCCATGGAGACCTCCCCTCAACTAAAGCTTGTCTCGCTTGTTCTCCTGCTAGCCTCGTTTTCCCATGCCATCGCAGCAGCAACCCCATCTCTCCTGGAAGAACAGGCTGGAGCCCTCCTTGCCTGGAAAGCCACCATACGTAGCCCCCCAGCCCAGCTGCAGTCCTGGGGAAGCAACATCACATGGCCATGCACCTGGTATGGCATCAAGTGCGGCAAGAACCAAGCGGGGCACCAGGAGGTCATGATCACCGAGATATCTCTGCGGGGTTTGCGGCTGAGAGCGGCGTTGGAATCCCTCAACTTCACGGCGTTGCATACTCTCACGAGTATCCGACTCCCGTACAATCAGATAAGGGGCCCCTTTCCACCCACTTTAGCATCATCTTTGCCAAACCTGCGACACCTAATGCTTGCAGGAAATAAAATCTTTGGTGAAATACCAAGGCAAATTAAACACCTAGAGAGCCTAGTGGGGCTGAATTTGTCAAAGAACCACCTATCCGGTCCCATCCCTAGTGAACTAAGCTATCTAAAGAAGCTTGCCAAGTTAGATTTTTCCAACAACCACCTCACAGGCCCCATTCCAAAAAATCTATGGAATTGTACTCAACTCACTATCTTGTACCTATGGGATAACCAACTTTCCGGGAGCATCCCACAAGAACTAAGTTACCTAGTGAATCTAGAATTATTGGATCTTGGCACAAACAAACTCACAGGTTCCATCTCCAATACCTTTGGAAATTTGACCAAGCTCACTGCCTTATACCTCGATGGTAATTGGTTCTCTGGTCATGTTCCACGAGAAATTGGCACCTTATTGGATCTCAGATATCTACAATTTTATGATAACAATCTCTCTGGCCCCTTACCACCTGAATTGTGTGCTGGAGGTATGCTCAAGAGATTAATTGCATTTGACAACAATCTCAATGGACCTCTTCCATCAAGTTTGGTGAACTGTAGAAGCCTAGAAAGAGTCCGCCTTGAAAGGAATCAAATAGAAGGAGATATTTCTGAGATGGGGGTTTATCCAAATCTGGTCTACATGGATATGACCTCAAATAATTTGTTTGGTCAGTTATCTTATCACTGGGGGGAATGTCATAATCTTACGATGCTACGCATCTCAAACAACAACCTTACCGGGGAAATACCCTCAAGTATGGGGCAGCTATCTCAACTAGGGTGGCTTGATCTTTCATCAAACAAGCTTGAAGGAGAGCTTCCAAGTGCACTAGGCAATCTAAAAAATTTGTTCAACCTGAGCCTCGGGGACAATTTGCTCCATGGAAGCATTCCACTAGAAATTGGAGCACTATCCAATATAGAGTTGCTGGATTTGTCATCAAATAACCTAGATGGGTTGATACAAAATTCAATTGAGCATTGTTTGAAGCTTCGCCTTTTGAAGTTGAATCACAATAACTTCGGAGGAAACATCCCTCCTGAGCTAGGGTTATTACGTAGCTTGCATGACCTATTGGATTTGAGTGATAATTCATTTACTGGGGCAATACCAAGCCAACTTAGTGATCTGATCATGCTAGATACTTTGAATCTTTCACACAATAAACTTAATGGCTCCATTCCGCCATCATTTCAGAGTATGGAAAGCTTGACATCCATTGATGTATCTTATAATGAACTCGAAGGGCTGGTCCCAGACAGTAACCTCTTCCAAGGAGCTCCAATGCAGCGATTCATGCATAATAAGATGCTATGTGGTGTGGTGAAAGGATTGCCCCCTTGTAGTAGTGCAAATCAGAGCAGAGGGGAAAGGAAAAGATACAAAATACTTGTATTAGCCATTGTTCCTGCTCTGCTATCTCTTGTTCTTGCTGTGATGACATTGATGTTCTGGCATGAAAGGAAGAAAACCAATGCAACTAACGACGATAAAGTAACAAAAGAAAAAGTCTTCTCTATCTGGGGTTTTGATGGGGCAAATGTGTTCATGCAAATTGTTGAAGCAACCAACAATTTTAGCGAGATGCATTGCATAGGAACCGGTGGGTATGGATCtgtctacaaagctagacttccAACATGCGAAATATTTGCAGTGAAGAGGATACACGTGATAGAAGATGAGCATTGTGAGAATGAGACAATGTTCAATCGTGAAATTGAGGCATTGGTGCAGATCCGTCATCGAAACATTGTAAAACTATTTGGGTATTGCTCCTCTAACCAAAGCAGGTTCCTTATCTATGAATATATGGAGCGAGGAGACTTGGCGAAAACACTAAAGGATAATGAAAGGGCAACTGAATTGGACTGGACAAGGCGGATACATATTGTGTTGGATGTGGTTCATGCTTTGGCATACATGCATCATGATTGTTCGTCACCAATAGTCCATAGAGATATAACAAGCAACAACATTTTGCTTGATTATGAATTTAGAGCTTGCATCTCTGACTTCGGTACGGCAAAAATTCTCGATCTTTATGGGTGGAATCTCACAAGGCTTGCGGGGACCAAAGGCTATCTTGCCCCAG AGCTAGCATATACAGAAAACGTGACGGAGAAATGTGATGTATACAGCTTTGGGGTGCTTGTTTTGGAGCTATTTATGGGATCCCATCCAGGAGATTTGCTCTCATCCCTCTCACTGGCCACCACGAACAATGAACTGTGCCTGCAGGATCTGCTGGACTCTAGGCTAGTGCTCCCAGATGCTGGAATCTCTAGAGATATACACCGCATGCTCACTGTCGCAGTCCGGTGCCTGGAACCGAGTCCATCACGCAGGCCAACCGCACGACATGTCGATGATGAGCTATCTACGATTAAAGCTTGCGAAGATCATGTCGATTATTTGCACGCTGGCATCACATTTCCTGCACTGTAG